Proteins found in one Pocillopora verrucosa isolate sample1 chromosome 12, ASM3666991v2, whole genome shotgun sequence genomic segment:
- the LOC136277200 gene encoding LOW QUALITY PROTEIN: histone-lysine N-methyltransferase, H3 lysine-79 specific-like (The sequence of the model RefSeq protein was modified relative to this genomic sequence to represent the inferred CDS: inserted 1 base in 1 codon) yields the protein MYFNDMALELKLHSPAGAESIVYSWPLQKSDGRDEAAEIVETIRWVCADFPELKLAVEHYVLREFDPTSYESMSKLCERYNRAIDGILQLWKGCAPPSCIXVPPSQELMRHIIQQVYSHSVRDPDKLNDSEPFSPEVYGDTSFDLVAPMINKCP from the exons ATGTATTTTAACGATATGGCCCTGGAGTTAAAGTTACACAGTCCTGCCGGAGCAGAGTCTATTGTCTATTCGTGGCCACTACAAAAATCG GACGGACGAGACGAGGCAGCAGAGATTGTTGAAACTATCAG ATGGGTTTGTGCCGATTTTCCAGAACTGAAACTCGCTGTCGAGCACTATGTTCTTCGTGAGTTTGATCCAACCAG cTACGAAAGCATGTCCAAACTTTGTGAACGGTACAATCGAGCGATCGACGGAATTTTACAATTG TGGAAAGGTTGTGCCCCTCCATCTTGTA AAGTTCCACCTTCTCAAGAACTTATGCgtcacattatccagcaagtGTACAGTCACTCTGTCAGAGACCCAGACAAGCTGAATGATTCTGAACCATTTTCTCCTGAG GTATATGGTGACACATCATTTGATCTTGTGGCTCCGATGATAAATAAGTGCCCATGA